The DNA segment TGCGCATGGGCATGCCGAAGACGGCGCGCGACTACCTGCAGTGGTACGCGGGACACGCTGTGCACGAGAACGGCCTGGTGTCGCCGATCCTCAACGACGACGGCTCGGTCAACACGGGTTTCGGTTCCGACATCGAGTACGACAGCCAAGGGCAGTTCATCTGGCTGGTGGCCGAACTCGCGCGCCTCGATGGCGGTGCGCGCAGCGTGCGTGACTACCAGAACAAGGTGACGCGCGCGATGAAGTTCATGCAGGAGTTGCGCGAACGCACGATGGTGCCCGGCTACCTCGCCGACCAGCCGTCGCCGGAGCGTTTCCACGGCATCCTCGCGCCGTCGATCAGCCACGAAGGCTATCCGGTTCCCACCCACAGTTACTGGGACGACTACTGGGCATTGAAGGGCTGGCACGACGGCGCGTGGCTGGCCGAGCAGTGGGGCGATGCGAAGACCGCCGCATGGGCGCGCGAACAGTACGCGGCGCTGCGCGCATCGATGGCCGCTTCGCTGCGCGCGACGATGAAGTGGAAGGGCGTGGACTACGTGCCCGCCGACGCCGACATGGGTGGCAGCGACCCCACCAGCCTGTCGATCGGCCTGGACCCCGCCGGCCAGCAGGACGTGATGCCGGCCGATGCATTGAAGACCACCTTCGACCGCTATCTCGACGAGGTGCGCAAGCGCGATACCCCCGGCGCGCTGTATGCCTACACGCCGTACGAAATCCGCAACGTGCTGACCTACGTGCACCTCAACCGTCCGCAGGAAGCGCACGAGCTGCTGATGCGTTTCCTCGGCCACCGCCGTCCCGCACCGTGGCAGGTGCTGGCGGAAGTGGTGTACTCGGATGCGCGCCACGCGATCTACCTCGGCGACATGCCGCACACGTGGATCGGCTCGGAGTACGCGCGTTCGATCTTCGGCATGCTGATGCACGAAGGCGACGACGCGCTGTCGCTGCTGCCCGGCACGCCGCCGGCCTGGGTCGCCGGCGACGGCCTGCGCGTGGACGGCCTGCCGACCGCCTACGGCACGCTGGCGATGGCCGCGCGCCAGCAGGGCCAGACCCTGCGCATCACCGTAGGCCCGGGCCTGCGCAAGGACACCGCATTGAAGGTCAGTTGGCCGAGCCGCACGAAGCCGTCGCGGGTCACCGTGGATGGCAAGACAGTGACCGACTTCGATGACCAGGGCGTGCGCGTGGCCCGGCCATTCAAGGCACTCACTGCGACCTGGTGAGTACCGGCGATCCACTCGAGCGGCGCGTTCCGGGCACCAGCATCGGCACGCGCCGGCGATAGTCTTCGTACTCCGGCAGCGCGGCGACGAGGTCGCGCTCTTCCCAGCGGATCGCGAGCAGGATGTAGACCGTGGTCATCACCGCGAACAGCAGGTGCGTCATGGTCATCGTCGGCGTGGCCCAGAACGTCAGCAGCCAGGCGACATACAACGGATGGCGCACCCAGCGGTAGACAGTGGGCGTGCGGAAAGGCAGGTGCGTGTAGGGCCGGCCGAGGAACTGCAGCCACACCTGGCGCAGGCCGAACAGGTCGAAGTGGTTGAGCAGGAACGTCGTGTACAGCAACAGCGCCCAGCCGAACGCGTAGACGGCGTACAGGACGGCGCGCGCCGTCGGGTCCTGCACCTCCCACACCGTGCCGCCCAGCGGACTCCACAGCCAGAACAGCAGGATCAGCGCGAGGCTGGACATCAGCGTGTAGGTGCTGCGTTCCGCGGACTCGGGAATCAACCGCGTCCATGCGCGCTTGAAGGCGGGTCGCGCCATCACGCTGTGCTGCACGGCGAACAGGGCCAGCAATCCCAGGTCGATCAGCAACGCGGTGGCGAAGGGCGCCGTCGGTGCGGCGTCCATGCCCTTCGGCACCCACAGGTTGCCGATGAAGCCGATGGCGTAAAGGAACGTAGCGAAGAACACGGCGTAGCAGACCACGCCGTAGAGCAGGATCAGGGTGCGTTTCATGATGACCTCACGGGGTGCGCGGCACGGCCGGGGGACCGTGGAAGGCGCTGGAAGGGGATGCGCCATCGTCCGCCCTGCACCACCTCGCCGGCAGGGGAGCAATGTCCCGACGTGTGGCCCCGCGCACGCACCGCAGGGGAGCAATGTCCCGGCTACACTGCGGACCGGCTCCCCATCGGGATGGCTGCATGCAGCAGGCGATCCGCTACCTGACCACCGGCGATGGCGCGCGCCTGGCCTGGGCGTCGCTGGGCAACGGGCCGGTACTGGTCAAGGCGGCCAACTGGCTGAGCCACCTGGAATACGACCTGGAAAGCCCGATCTGGCGCCACTGGTCGCGGTTCTTCGGCGAGCACTACCGCCTGCTTCGCTATGACGAACGCGGCTGCGGGATGAGCGGCGGCGATGCGCGCGGCCTCACGCTCGACCACTGGCTCGGCGACCTGGAGGCGGTGGTGGAGGCCGCGGACCTGCGCGAACCGTTCGCGTTGATGGGCATCTCGCAGGGCGCGGCGGCCTGCGTGGCCTATGCGGTGAAGCATCCGCAACGCGTGTCCAAGCTGCTGCTGTACGGCGCGTACGCGCGCGGCCCTTACGAACGCGACGACGATGAAGCGGCACGGCTGTATCGCGCCATCATCGACATCGCGCGCGTCGGCTGGACGGACCAGAACCCGGTGTTCCGCCAGGTCTTCACGTCGCGCTTCATTCCCGAGGCCACCGAGGCGCAGGTGCGCTGGTTCAACGAACTGGCGCGCATCACCACCACGGCCGAGGCGGCCGGCGCGCTGCTGGAAGCGCGTGCGCACCTCAACGTCACCGGTTTGCTCAGCCAAGTCACCGCACCGACCCTGGTGTTGCATGCGCGACAGGATTGCGTGGTGCCGCTGGAGGAAGGCCGGTTGCTCGCCGCCGGCATTCCCGGTGCACGCTTCGTCGAGCTGGACTCGCGCAACCACGTACTGCTGGAACACGAACCGGCATGGGAGCGCTTCCGCCAGGAGGCGCTCGCATTCCTGGGCGGCGCGCCACGTGGCGAGGAGCACTTGAATGTCCTGACCGCGCGCGAACGCGAGATCGTCGCGGCGCTGGTCTCCGGCAAGACCAACGCGCAGATCGCCGCGTCGCTCTTCATCAGCGACAAGACCGTGCGCAACACACTCACCCGCATCTACGAAAAGCTGGGCGTGCAGTCGCGGACGCAGGCGATGGCGTTGTTGCGGGGGGCGGAGACGGATTGAGAGGGAACGAACCGCGTTATCCCGCAATCACCCACCGCCCATTGTCCTGCAGCACTACTTCGAAGCGCGCCCACTGTCGGAACTCGTCAGGGCTGCTCGTCCCCGTGCTGCCCGTCTGTTCACCTGCGACGACGTGGTACTGCAGTGCCGGACCTTCGCCTTCCAGCACATGGCGCACGCTCCACAAGCGGCCGAGTTTGCCGTTGCTGTAGAAGCGGCCGCGGAGGATTGCGTCGGGGTGGGTGATGTTGCGTTCGGCGTGCTGCTTGGCGAGTTCCAGCAGTTCGGTGAGGTTCTCGGTGGTGATGTCGACGTAGGAGTTGAGTTGCTCCATCGCCGCGGAGAAATCTTCCTGGGTCAGTTCGAACTGGCGTTGCGCGGGCTGGGTGATGCGCGAGGCCTGGCGGCGGCGATGCAGGTGGGCCGGGTAGCGGCGCCACGGGAACAGCGCGTTGAAGGCGATGGCCATGGACAGGATGGCCACGACGTTGATGAGTATCGGCATCAGCAGGTAGCCGTAGCCCAGGGCATGCACATCGGGGCCGCCGATCACTGCGGCGAGGGCGGTGGCGCCGCCCGGCGGATGGATGCAGCGTAGGTAGTACATGCCCAGCACCGCGAGGCCCACGGCGAGGGCGGCGGTCCAGGCGTGGCCGGGGAACAGCTTCTGGCAGCTCACGCCGATGAAGGCGGACAGCAGGTGTCCGCCCACCACGGCCCATGGCTGCGACAACGCGCCCTGCGGCACGGCGAACAGCAGCACGGCAGACGCACCCATCGAGGTGACCATCAGCGCGCCGCCGACGGCGGACGCGGCGTCACTCGGAAACGTCCAGCGGGTCAGTCCGTACACCGCCAGGATGCCCAGCAACGCGCCGATGCCCGATATCCACTTCTCGCCATGGCGGGTGGTATTGCGCTCAATGCCCAGCAACAGGCGCAACTCGGTCAAGCGGGGATGGGGGCTCATAAGCGGCAGCGAGAGGGCGAGCGCCGCAGTCTATGCGAAGGACGCGCCGCACGTAGGGCGGGCCCCGGCCCGCCATGCCCACACGTCAGCCGCGCGGACCTAGCAAGCCGATCCGCCGGAACCACATCTCCAGCGGCACGGTCACCAGCGGCGGCACGGCAACGATCAATGCCAGCAGCGCGGCCCACCAAGGCCAGCGCAGTCGCAACGCGGACAGCGCGGTGACCACGACATAGAACAGGAACGCTCCACCATGCAGCGGCCCGAAGATCTTCACGCCCAGGTCGTTGCCGACGGCGCTGTACTTGAACGCCATGCCGATCAGCAGACCGGCCCAGGTGAATCCTTCAAGGAAGGCAGCGACAGCAAACAGGCGCCCGGCGGGCGCAAGGGGTCGGGACATGCAGGAACTCCAGTGAGGGAATGCCGCGACGCGATGGCGGCGGCGACGCTCGCTGGCGGGGGATTCTAACGAAACTAGGTCTTCTTCTTGCCCGCGTAAATAGCCAAATCTTCTGCAGAAATGCTAGATGCGGGCACCAGTTCATAGTGCTCTTCCGAGACGACTCTAATGTCACCATCTTGCTCAGTCAGTTCGAACATTGCGATCTTGTTGCTTGTCATGAATTGCGCCGAGACCGGGCGGCAACGCAATGCAGGAAACTTCTCCCTACAGCAGGCGATATCCTGTTCGGTCTGCTGCCTTCCATGCTTGTCTTTACCGCCTTTTGCTTGAACCGGAACGACGTACTGGCTGCCACTGCGATCAATTCCGACGTAAAGCTCGTCGATCTCGATCTGCCCGATGCCTTTAACCGTAGTTCGAAGATGGTTCTGCAAGGACGAGGCCGTTATGCCAAGAAAGATATCGATGAGCCTGTTGTAGCGTACCTTTGCGAGCAAAGCTTGCTCGTCGCCAAGCGCATGAGCCCCGATGATCTCGGGTGTAGCGTCCGGAATCTTGACAACCAGCTGATGCTCTCGCGGCGAGATATTCAAAGGCCTAACAAGTCTGAATTCGTACTTCGACACTCCTGCACCCGAGATTATCCATTCATAACCTTCTGGCGCGGTACTCGTGATGGACGTCGGGAGAGTGGCCCTATATTTGAACGAATAGATGGTGTCCCCCTGATTCTTGGGGAGCTCTATTCCTTTCTCTTCAGCGATCTCGGCGAACTCTTTGCGCTCGAAACCAAATCGCTGCTTCCCCCTCTTATGGTGCCGCCGGAAGACTTCCGAGATGATTTCGGAGTACCGATTCGGCGCCTTCTCCTTCTTCACCTTAGGTTCTTTCGCTTTGACCACTGTCCGCTCCTAATCGCCCAAAGCCCTTTGCAACTTTTTGGCCAGCTTGTCCGGCCGTTTGAGTTCGCATTCCCAAACTATCACAACCTTCCAACCAAGCGCCCTTATCCCTCTACGCTTTCGTGAATCGCGGCTGCGGTTTGTTTCAATCTTCTCGACCCAATACTTGGTTCGCGACTTGGGCATCTTGGTTCGCTTGCATACGTGGCCATGCCAGAAGCAACCATGCACGAAAACGACCGTGCCGCGGCCAGGGAGGACGATATCAGGCGTTCCAGGCAGGTCCCTCCGATGCAGGCGGAACCGGTACCCCATCCTGTGCAACATTGATCTGACTTCAATTTCCGGCTTTGTGTTAGCGCCCCTGATTCGGGACATAAGCCAGCTTCTGCGCTCCGGACTCAGCCTATCCACGCCCCTGCAGCCTCCCAGTCGCAAGATTTGAGAGAAGTCGCGACAATGATACCTGCCGCCCTAGGATGGGGCAGGAGGCTCAAATGGACGACCTTTTCCGATCGACTTCTCGACGCTCTCGCCCTATACTCGCGCACATGACAAGACCCATCGGAATAGACCTCTTCGCCGGAGCTGGCGGACTCAGCCTAGGCTTCGAACAAGCAGGTTTTGATGTCGTTGCAGCCGTGGAGATTGACCCCGTTCACGCGGCGGTCCACGAATTCAACTTCCCTCACTGCGCGGTGATCCCTCGCTCGGTCACCGACCTGACCGGCGACATGATCCGAAAGGCGGCCGGCATTGGCAGAAAGAAGGTCGATGTCGTGTTCGGCGGCGCCCCATGCCAGGGCTTCTCGTTGATTGGACATCGAGCAATCGATGACCCTCGAAACTCGCTGGTCAAGGATTTCGTGCGCATCGTTCGCGAATTAGAGTCCGAGTATTTCGTCTTCGAAAACGTGAAGGGCTTGACGGTTGGCAGGCACCGTAAGTTCCTCGACGAGCTGATCCAAGAATTTTCCGCTGCTGGTTATGACGTCGTCGAAAGCTGGAAGGTTCTCAACGCTTGCGAGTACGGGGTGCCGCAGGACAGGCAGCGGCTGTTCCTTCTTGGCGCAAAGAAAGGACGCAAGCTGCCCTCCTACCCTGCGCCGATTACGTCGAAGCCTGGCCGCGCCGAAGCTATCCAACCCAGCGCGCCGACGTGCGCGGACGCCTTGAAGGACTTGCCCGATGCCGAGCGCTTCAAACGGCTCAACGTCAGTGACGAAGTCGAAGTGAAGAAGTGGGGGGCGACTAGCGCTTACGGCAAGCTCATGCGCTGCGAAGTTCCCGAAGGGTGGGCGTACGGCTATCAGCGCAAGTGGAATCCCAACTTGCTGACTTCGAGCATGCGCTCGGAGCATACCGACATCTCCCGAGCCCGATTCGCTGCTACAGAGCCAGGTGAAGTCGAGCCTGTATCCAGGTTCTTCCGACTCCCGTCCGATGGCGTTTCCAACACGTTGCGAGCTGGAACTGACGCGGCACGTGGGGCGTTCACCAGTCCGCGGCCAATTCACTACAAGTGGAATCGCTGCGTCACAGTGCGCGAAATGGCGCGCCTGCATGGGTTTCCGGATTGGTTCCGATTCAATGAAACCAAGTGGCACGGCGCTCGTCAGATCGGTAACTCGGTGCCCCCCCCACTTGCCCGCGCCGTCGCCTCTGAAGTGTTACGTGCGCTAGGCGCAAAACCGAAGAAGCCTACTCAGCGAATTGATTTGGGAGCCGACACGCTTCTTCGAATGGGAATGAGCCAGGCGGCCTCCTATTGGGGTATCGCGAACCCCATTGCTCAGCGAGACAGAAAAAGCGGCATCAAGAAGCGCAAGCAAAGCGACATCGATCCAACTCAGACCTCGATGCGCTTGTGAAAGAAGAGGCGACCTAGGGGTCGTCTCTTCTTTTCAACACTAGTGGCTAACGCCAACCCCAATCTAGCCAGCATCACTCTTGCAGCCCTAAGAAAATGCGAAGGCGCTCCAACTCCGCTTTAAGCGCAGCACGAAACGCCGTATCCCTCGGCCCATATCCCTCCACATACCCAAACGTCGACCTTAGCTCCCCCTCGACCACACTGAGATTCGCCCACCCGATCACCCGGTCACCCCACAGCACCGGTAGCGCGTAATACCCCAGCTTCCGCTTCGGTGCCGGCGTGTACGCCTCGAAGCGGTACGTCCAGCCCCAGAACATCTCGAAGCGACGCCGGTCCCACACCACCGGATCGAACGGCGTCAGCAGGCGCACCTGGTCGTCCGGCTTCCAGCGCCGCGAACGCGGATCCTCGTCCGCCGGCCAGTACCAGTCCACCCCGTCGACCCGTGCCGTACCCAAGCGCTGGCGCGCACGCTTCAACGCCGCCGCACGCAGGCCCGTCCACTGCGGCACGCCGCTACGCAGATAACCCAGCAACTGGCCGAGACTGGCCGCCGGCAAAGGCGCGTACTTGTTGACGATGATGTCGAGCAACGCATCCAGCCGTGCCTCCGCATCGGACATCGCGACCGGCGTCGCGTCGCCGATGCGTGGCGCATAGACCCGCGTACCACCCTCGCGTCGCGCGACCCGCAACATGCCGCGGTAGTGCAAGCCGTCCAGCAACTGCGTGCTCGCGTTCGACGAACCACCGAACCAGTTGGTCGTTTTGCCATGCCCGAAATGCGCATCCACCTCGCGCGGATGCGCGGTACCGCGTTCGCTGACGAACTCCAGTACCGCGCGCGCCTGCTTCCAGCGCGCGGGCGTCCATGCTTCGCGGGCCGTGCGCGGATGCATCAGCTGGTGATGCGCGCGCGGCAGGAAACCGTAGTTGACGAAGAAGTCTTCTTCCAGCGGCAGGCGTGGATACCGCCGCTCCAGGTCGCCGGCGCGATAGCCGGCGACGCGGTGGCGCAGGGTCAGGTCCTGCGCGCGTGCCGGCGCCCGGATCGGGTCCGCCTGCACGAAACCCAGCCGCTGGATCGCCCGTGGCAGGGTGGTCGGTTTGAACAGGCTGCGGGCGATGGCATAGCGGCGCAGGTGATCCCCTGTCAGCGCCATGCCGTCACCCGCGACCGGGGTCAGACCGTAACCGGGTTCGCCTTCTCCACATCGATCTTGTACTGCTTGATCGCGCGGGCGACGTCCTTGCCGGTCATCTTGCCTTCCTTTGCCAGAGCGGCGATGGCGGCGTGGGCGATGTAGTAGCGATCCACTTCGAAGTGGCGGCGCAGGTTGGCGCGGGTGTCGCTGCGGCCGAAGCCGTCCGTGCCCAGCACCGTGTACGCCGCCGGCACGAAGGCGCGGATCTGGTCGGTGTAGGCGCGCACGTAGTCGGTCGCGGCGATCACCGGACCCTGGCGGCCTTCCAGCAGTTCCGTCACGTACGCCTTGCGCGGCGTCTTCGCTTCCGGGTTCAGGCGGTTCCAGCGCTCGGCGTCGAAACCATCGCGACGCAGCTCGTTGAAGCTCGGGCAGGACCAGATGTCGGCGGTGACGCCGAAATCCTTGTCCAGCAGCTCGGCCGCCGCGATCGCCTCGCGCAGGATGGTGCCGCTGCCCATCAGCTGCACGCGCAGCTCGCCCTTCTTCGGCTTGCCGGCATCGGTGAGCAGGTACATTCCCTTGATGATGCCCTCGGCCGCGCCCGCCGGCATTTCCGGATGGCTGTAGTTCTCGTTCATCAGGGTGACGTAGTAGTACTCGTCCACCTGCTCCTGCAGCATCTTCTGCATGCCGTGCTGCAGGACCACCGCGACTTCGAAACCGAAGGTCGGGTCGTAGCTGCGCACGTTCGGGATGCTGCCGGCGATGACGTGGCTGAAACCGTCTTCGTGCTGCAGGCCTTCACCGTTGAGCGTCGTGCGGCCCGCGGTGCCGCCCAGCAGGAAGCCGCGCGTGCGCATGTCCGCCGCCTGCCACGCGATGTCGCCGATGCGCTGGAAGCCGAACATCGAGTAGTAGATGTAGAACGGCAGCATCGGCACGTTGCTGACCGAATAGCTGGTACCCGCCGCCATCCACGACGACATCGCGCCCGGCTCGCTGATGCCCTGCTGCAGCACCTGGCCGGACTGGTCTTCGCGGTAGTACATCAGCTGGTCGGCATCGACCGGCTTGTACTTCTGGCCGAACGGCGCGTAGATGCCGATCTGGCGGAACATGCCTTCCATGCCGAACGTGCGCGCCTCGTCGGCGACGATCGGCACCAGGCGCGGGCCGACCTGCTTGTCGCGCAGCGCGATGTTCAGGCCCTGCACGAACGCCATCGTGGTGGAGATCTCGCGGTCGCCGGTGCTCTTCAACAGGCGGTCGAAGGCTTCCAGCTTCGGCGTCTCGAACGACTCGCTGGCCTTGCGGCGACGCTGCGGCAGGTAACCGCCGAGCGCGGCGCGGCGCGACTTCAGGTACTGGATTTCCGGCGAGTCCTCGCCCGGGTGGTAGAACGGCACCTGCGCCGATTCTTCCAGCTGCTTGTCGCTGACCGGGATGTTGAAGCGGTCGCGGAACGTGCGGATGGCTTCGTCGTCCAGCTTCTTGGTCTGGTGGGTCGGGTTGAGCGATTCGCCCGCCGAGCCCATGCCGTAGCCCTTCACCGTCTTGGCCAGGATCACCGTGGGCATGCCCTTGGTGTTCACCGCCTCGTGGTAGGCCGCATAGACCTTGTGCGGATCGTGGCCGCCGCGGTTGAGGCGCCAGATGTCGTCGTCGGACAGGTTGGCGACCATGGCCGCCGTCTCCGGGTACTTGCCGAAGAAATTGTCGCGCGTGTACTTGCCGCCGAACGCCTTGCAGTTCTGGTACTCGCCGTCGACGGTTTCCATCATCAGCTTCTTCAGCACGCCGCTGGTGTCGCGCGCGATGAGCGGATCCCAGTAGCTGCCCCACAGCAGCTTGATGACGTTCCAGCCGCCGCCGCGGAACACGCCTTCGAGTTCCTGGATGATCTTGCCGTTGCCGCGCACCGGGCCGTCGAGGCGCTGCAGGTTGCAGTTGACGACGAAGATCAGGTTGTCGAGGCCTTCGCGGCCGGCCAGCGCGATCGCGCCGAGGGTTTCCGGCTCGTCGCTCTCGCCGTCGCCGATGAAGCACCACACCTTGCGGTCGGACTTCTCGATCAGGCCGCGGTGCTCCAGGTACTTCATGAACTGCGCCTGGTAGATCGCCGCCAGCGGGCCGAGGCCCATCGAGACGGTGGGGGTCTGCCAGTAGTCCGGCATCAGCCACGGATGCGGATAGGACGAGATGCCCTGGCCGTCGACTTCCATGCGGAAGTTGTCGAGCTGCTGCTCGTTGATGCGGCCTTCCAGGTACGAACGCGCGTAGATGCCCGGCGCGCTGTGGCCCTGGATGAACAGCAGGTCGCCCGGATGGTTTTCGGAGGGTGCGCGCCAGAAGTGGTTGAAGCCGACGTCGTACAGCGTCGCGCCGGAAGCGAAGCTGGCGATGTGGCCGCCGAGGTCGCCGGGCTTGCGGTTGGCGCGCACGACGGTGGCCATCGCGTTCCAGCGGATGATCGAACGGATGCGCCATTCCAGCGCGGCGTCACCGGGGCTCTTGGCCTCGTTCTGCGGCGCGATGGTGTTGACGTATTCGGTGGTCGGCGAGAACGGCAGGTAGGCGCCGGCGCGGCGGGTGACTTCCACCATGCCTTCGAGCAACTGGTGAGCACGCAGGGCGCCGTTCTTCTCGATCACCGCCTGCATGGAATCGATCCATTCGCGGGATTCCTGCGGGTCCGGATCGCTCTGCAACATCTCGTTCAACCAGTTCATTCCCACTCCTGTTGCGCCGCGCGTGGGGCGTGGCGTCGCCGATTCTTGTAGACCCTGAAGTGTAACGCACGCACCCCGCGGCAGACCTGGCTACGCAGGCGTATGGAACGGACACAACGTCGCTGTCCCGGGACAACAAAAGCACCAAAATAAGACCTTTGCCGTATTGCAACATTCCAATGCGCTTATGATCGGCGCAGGGGGAAGGCTCGGGGGCGGCATGCAAGACGCAGTGCCAGGGAACGTCGTGCCAGATGCTGCCGGTGCCTCGCACTGGCGCAGCAGCCTGCGCACGCGCATCGCCGTGTGGGCCGGCCTGGTGAACGTGGTGCTGCTGGTGCTGCTGGTGGTGGCGACGTCGTGGTTCGCGCGCCAGATGATTCTCGACAACGCACGCCGCGATACCCAGGCCAGCGCGCAGGAAGCCGTGCAACGGCTGGACAACGCGATGCGCGTGGTCACCATCACCACGCACGGCATCTCCGACCTGGTCGGCTCGGCCAACCTCGCGCCCGACGAACTCACCGCCACCCTGCGTGCGATGGTCAAGGCCACGCCCGGCTGTGCCGGCGGCCTGCTGGTGCTGGAGCCGCGCACGCGCGACGACACGCCCTTCGCCCGCTATGTGGCGGCGAACGGGCAAGACCGCGACCTCGTCGCCGACGGCTATCCCTATCGCGACCAAGGTTGGTATCAGCGCACCGTGGCCTCGCCCGGCGGCTGGTGGTCCGAGC comes from the Pseudoxanthomonas sp. YR558 genome and includes:
- the mddA gene encoding methanethiol S-methyltransferase, with the protein product MKRTLILLYGVVCYAVFFATFLYAIGFIGNLWVPKGMDAAPTAPFATALLIDLGLLALFAVQHSVMARPAFKRAWTRLIPESAERSTYTLMSSLALILLFWLWSPLGGTVWEVQDPTARAVLYAVYAFGWALLLYTTFLLNHFDLFGLRQVWLQFLGRPYTHLPFRTPTVYRWVRHPLYVAWLLTFWATPTMTMTHLLFAVMTTVYILLAIRWEERDLVAALPEYEDYRRRVPMLVPGTRRSSGSPVLTRSQ
- a CDS encoding alpha/beta fold hydrolase, translating into MQQAIRYLTTGDGARLAWASLGNGPVLVKAANWLSHLEYDLESPIWRHWSRFFGEHYRLLRYDERGCGMSGGDARGLTLDHWLGDLEAVVEAADLREPFALMGISQGAAACVAYAVKHPQRVSKLLLYGAYARGPYERDDDEAARLYRAIIDIARVGWTDQNPVFRQVFTSRFIPEATEAQVRWFNELARITTTAEAAGALLEARAHLNVTGLLSQVTAPTLVLHARQDCVVPLEEGRLLAAGIPGARFVELDSRNHVLLEHEPAWERFRQEALAFLGGAPRGEEHLNVLTAREREIVAALVSGKTNAQIAASLFISDKTVRNTLTRIYEKLGVQSRTQAMALLRGAETD
- a CDS encoding HPP family protein — encoded protein: MSPHPRLTELRLLLGIERNTTRHGEKWISGIGALLGILAVYGLTRWTFPSDAASAVGGALMVTSMGASAVLLFAVPQGALSQPWAVVGGHLLSAFIGVSCQKLFPGHAWTAALAVGLAVLGMYYLRCIHPPGGATALAAVIGGPDVHALGYGYLLMPILINVVAILSMAIAFNALFPWRRYPAHLHRRRQASRITQPAQRQFELTQEDFSAAMEQLNSYVDITTENLTELLELAKQHAERNITHPDAILRGRFYSNGKLGRLWSVRHVLEGEGPALQYHVVAGEQTGSTGTSSPDEFRQWARFEVVLQDNGRWVIAG
- a CDS encoding DUF3817 domain-containing protein yields the protein MSRPLAPAGRLFAVAAFLEGFTWAGLLIGMAFKYSAVGNDLGVKIFGPLHGGAFLFYVVVTALSALRLRWPWWAALLALIVAVPPLVTVPLEMWFRRIGLLGPRG
- a CDS encoding endonuclease, whose translation is MKKEKAPNRYSEIISEVFRRHHKRGKQRFGFERKEFAEIAEEKGIELPKNQGDTIYSFKYRATLPTSITSTAPEGYEWIISGAGVSKYEFRLVRPLNISPREHQLVVKIPDATPEIIGAHALGDEQALLAKVRYNRLIDIFLGITASSLQNHLRTTVKGIGQIEIDELYVGIDRSGSQYVVPVQAKGGKDKHGRQQTEQDIACCREKFPALRCRPVSAQFMTSNKIAMFELTEQDGDIRVVSEEHYELVPASSISAEDLAIYAGKKKT
- a CDS encoding very short patch repair endonuclease codes for the protein MDRLSPERRSWLMSRIRGANTKPEIEVRSMLHRMGYRFRLHRRDLPGTPDIVLPGRGTVVFVHGCFWHGHVCKRTKMPKSRTKYWVEKIETNRSRDSRKRRGIRALGWKVVIVWECELKRPDKLAKKLQRALGD
- a CDS encoding DNA cytosine methyltransferase, giving the protein MDDLFRSTSRRSRPILAHMTRPIGIDLFAGAGGLSLGFEQAGFDVVAAVEIDPVHAAVHEFNFPHCAVIPRSVTDLTGDMIRKAAGIGRKKVDVVFGGAPCQGFSLIGHRAIDDPRNSLVKDFVRIVRELESEYFVFENVKGLTVGRHRKFLDELIQEFSAAGYDVVESWKVLNACEYGVPQDRQRLFLLGAKKGRKLPSYPAPITSKPGRAEAIQPSAPTCADALKDLPDAERFKRLNVSDEVEVKKWGATSAYGKLMRCEVPEGWAYGYQRKWNPNLLTSSMRSEHTDISRARFAATEPGEVEPVSRFFRLPSDGVSNTLRAGTDAARGAFTSPRPIHYKWNRCVTVREMARLHGFPDWFRFNETKWHGARQIGNSVPPPLARAVASEVLRALGAKPKKPTQRIDLGADTLLRMGMSQAASYWGIANPIAQRDRKSGIKKRKQSDIDPTQTSMRL
- a CDS encoding crosslink repair DNA glycosylase YcaQ family protein produces the protein MALTGDHLRRYAIARSLFKPTTLPRAIQRLGFVQADPIRAPARAQDLTLRHRVAGYRAGDLERRYPRLPLEEDFFVNYGFLPRAHHQLMHPRTAREAWTPARWKQARAVLEFVSERGTAHPREVDAHFGHGKTTNWFGGSSNASTQLLDGLHYRGMLRVARREGGTRVYAPRIGDATPVAMSDAEARLDALLDIIVNKYAPLPAASLGQLLGYLRSGVPQWTGLRAAALKRARQRLGTARVDGVDWYWPADEDPRSRRWKPDDQVRLLTPFDPVVWDRRRFEMFWGWTYRFEAYTPAPKRKLGYYALPVLWGDRVIGWANLSVVEGELRSTFGYVEGYGPRDTAFRAALKAELERLRIFLGLQE
- the aceE gene encoding pyruvate dehydrogenase (acetyl-transferring), homodimeric type — its product is MNWLNEMLQSDPDPQESREWIDSMQAVIEKNGALRAHQLLEGMVEVTRRAGAYLPFSPTTEYVNTIAPQNEAKSPGDAALEWRIRSIIRWNAMATVVRANRKPGDLGGHIASFASGATLYDVGFNHFWRAPSENHPGDLLFIQGHSAPGIYARSYLEGRINEQQLDNFRMEVDGQGISSYPHPWLMPDYWQTPTVSMGLGPLAAIYQAQFMKYLEHRGLIEKSDRKVWCFIGDGESDEPETLGAIALAGREGLDNLIFVVNCNLQRLDGPVRGNGKIIQELEGVFRGGGWNVIKLLWGSYWDPLIARDTSGVLKKLMMETVDGEYQNCKAFGGKYTRDNFFGKYPETAAMVANLSDDDIWRLNRGGHDPHKVYAAYHEAVNTKGMPTVILAKTVKGYGMGSAGESLNPTHQTKKLDDEAIRTFRDRFNIPVSDKQLEESAQVPFYHPGEDSPEIQYLKSRRAALGGYLPQRRRKASESFETPKLEAFDRLLKSTGDREISTTMAFVQGLNIALRDKQVGPRLVPIVADEARTFGMEGMFRQIGIYAPFGQKYKPVDADQLMYYREDQSGQVLQQGISEPGAMSSWMAAGTSYSVSNVPMLPFYIYYSMFGFQRIGDIAWQAADMRTRGFLLGGTAGRTTLNGEGLQHEDGFSHVIAGSIPNVRSYDPTFGFEVAVVLQHGMQKMLQEQVDEYYYVTLMNENYSHPEMPAGAAEGIIKGMYLLTDAGKPKKGELRVQLMGSGTILREAIAAAELLDKDFGVTADIWSCPSFNELRRDGFDAERWNRLNPEAKTPRKAYVTELLEGRQGPVIAATDYVRAYTDQIRAFVPAAYTVLGTDGFGRSDTRANLRRHFEVDRYYIAHAAIAALAKEGKMTGKDVARAIKQYKIDVEKANPVTV